The following are encoded together in the Kribbella voronezhensis genome:
- a CDS encoding NAD(P)H-dependent flavin oxidoreductase: MGTWLTEKFGLTVPVVGAPMANVSGGRLTAAISAAGGLGMLGAGSAVTADWIRTEGAIAAASGKPYGVGLMAWSVADRPEHLEAVLELRPALVSLSFGDLTPYVEPLRAAGIVVAMQAGTVADARAGIAAGVDVIVARGAEAGGHGRNEVGALPLLQAILDLTDLPVLAGGGISGPRGLAAVLAAGAAGGWIGTAFLTAEEALTPEPSRRALIEADETATVYGTVFDAASRAGWPDEFGGRALRNAFYDRWEGQEPALKSDDAGHDEYVAATKAADPTTASLYAGQGVGALRKNSTAADVLADLATYRTYLEQAL; this comes from the coding sequence ATGGGGACTTGGCTGACGGAGAAGTTCGGGCTCACCGTGCCGGTGGTCGGTGCGCCGATGGCGAACGTGAGCGGCGGCCGGCTGACGGCCGCGATCTCGGCGGCCGGCGGACTGGGCATGCTCGGCGCCGGTTCCGCGGTCACCGCCGACTGGATCCGGACCGAAGGCGCGATCGCCGCGGCGAGTGGCAAGCCGTACGGGGTCGGCCTGATGGCCTGGTCCGTCGCCGACCGTCCCGAGCATCTCGAGGCGGTGCTCGAACTGCGGCCCGCCCTCGTGTCGCTCAGCTTCGGCGACCTCACGCCGTACGTCGAACCGCTGCGGGCGGCCGGGATCGTCGTGGCGATGCAGGCCGGCACCGTCGCGGACGCGCGGGCGGGGATCGCGGCCGGTGTCGACGTGATCGTTGCCCGCGGCGCCGAAGCCGGCGGGCACGGCCGCAACGAGGTCGGCGCACTTCCTTTGCTGCAAGCGATTCTGGACCTCACCGACCTCCCCGTCCTCGCGGGCGGCGGCATCTCGGGCCCGCGTGGTCTGGCCGCCGTACTCGCGGCCGGTGCGGCCGGCGGCTGGATCGGTACCGCGTTCCTCACGGCCGAGGAGGCGCTGACGCCCGAGCCGTCGCGGCGGGCCCTGATCGAGGCCGACGAGACCGCCACCGTCTACGGCACGGTCTTCGACGCCGCATCACGAGCCGGCTGGCCGGACGAATTCGGCGGCCGCGCTCTCCGTAACGCGTTCTATGACCGCTGGGAAGGCCAGGAGCCGGCCCTCAAGTCGGACGACGCCGGTCACGACGAGTACGTCGCGGCCACTAAGGCGGCCGACCCGACCACCGCCTCTCTGTACGCCGGCCAGGGCGTGGGCGCGCTGCGGAAGAACAGCACTGCCGCCGACGTCCTGGCCGACCTCGCCACCTATCGCACCTATCTGGAGCAGGCCCTCTAA